Proteins encoded in a region of the Catalinimonas alkaloidigena genome:
- a CDS encoding Gfo/Idh/MocA family protein, whose amino-acid sequence MNFSTVRWGMIGAGDVTEVKSGPALYKTPHSELVAVMRRNGAKAADYAKRHGVPRWYDDAEALLHDPDVNAIYVATPPNTHAEYAIRAMEAGKPVYVEKPMAMNYAECRRMVEVSEATGQPLFVAYYRRRLPTFLKVKELLEAGAIGDLRFVNLSLYQAPKPHDVDGSGAWRTNPAVAGGGYFFDLGSHQLDLLDYFLGEIREVHSVVANQGAYYTSEDVLSASFRFASGVVGSATWCFTTGQAAETDRTELVGSLGRITYETFKPSPVVLETSVGIEKLPFEYPPHVHQPLVETVVQALRGEGTCPSTGISAARTSRVMDELVQPYYARTARS is encoded by the coding sequence ATCGGCGCTGGCGATGTCACTGAGGTCAAAAGCGGCCCGGCGCTCTACAAAACACCCCATTCCGAACTGGTGGCCGTGATGCGCCGCAACGGGGCAAAAGCCGCCGACTACGCCAAACGCCACGGTGTGCCGCGGTGGTACGACGATGCTGAGGCGCTGTTACACGACCCGGACGTGAATGCCATCTACGTAGCAACCCCCCCCAATACCCACGCTGAATACGCCATCCGGGCTATGGAAGCCGGCAAGCCGGTCTACGTGGAAAAACCCATGGCGATGAATTATGCAGAATGTCGGCGCATGGTCGAAGTTTCGGAAGCTACCGGACAGCCGCTGTTCGTCGCGTACTACCGTCGGCGTTTGCCTACGTTCCTGAAAGTCAAGGAGTTGTTAGAAGCTGGCGCCATTGGCGACCTCCGTTTTGTCAATCTGAGCTTGTATCAGGCCCCCAAGCCGCACGATGTAGACGGGAGCGGTGCCTGGCGGACCAATCCGGCCGTTGCGGGGGGCGGGTATTTTTTTGACCTGGGATCGCACCAGCTCGATCTGCTCGACTACTTTCTGGGCGAAATCCGGGAGGTACACAGCGTCGTGGCCAATCAGGGCGCTTATTACACGTCGGAAGATGTGCTGAGTGCGAGTTTTCGGTTTGCGTCGGGCGTAGTAGGAAGCGCCACGTGGTGTTTTACGACGGGACAAGCCGCCGAAACCGACCGTACGGAACTAGTGGGAAGCCTGGGGCGGATAACCTACGAGACGTTTAAACCTTCGCCGGTGGTGCTGGAAACGTCGGTAGGCATTGAAAAGCTGCCGTTTGAGTATCCTCCGCACGTGCATCAGCCGCTGGTCGAAACCGTGGTGCAGGCCCTTCGGGGAGAAGGCACATGCCCGAGCACCGGGATCAGCGCCGCGCGCACGTCGCGGGTCATGGACGAGCTTGTGCAGCCTTACTACGCCCGCACGGCACGTTCCTGA